In one window of Helianthus annuus cultivar XRQ/B chromosome 17, HanXRQr2.0-SUNRISE, whole genome shotgun sequence DNA:
- the LOC110923177 gene encoding 3-oxoacyl-[acyl-carrier-protein] synthase I, chloroplastic: MVMASIATTCNSALFFKSKDSGNNGVSLLQCNRSKASKSLPIKAMAALNISPPKRETDPKKRVVITGMGVVSVFGNDVNTFYEKLLEGQSGITLIDKFDASSFTVRFAGQIRNFSSAGYIDGKSDRRLDDCWRYCLVAGRKALDDANLGPQVLETIDRTRIGVLVGSGMGGLTTFSNGVEALIQKGFKKITPFFIPYSITNMGSALLAIDRGLMGPNYSISTACATANYCFYAAANHIRRGEANIMVVGGTEAAVNPTGVGGFIACRALSQRNDEPHKASRPWDQDRDGFVIGEGAGVLIMESLEHATKRGANIIAEYLGGAITCDAHHMTDPRKDGLGISSCITKCLEHAGVSPEEVNYVNCHATSTLAGDLAEVIAIKKIFKNTYEMKMNGTKSMIGHGLGAAGGLEAIACIKAITTGWLHPTINQDNLEPEVDIDTVPNVKKQHEVNVAISNSFGFGGHNSVVAFAPYKP, from the exons ATGGTAATGGCAAGCATTGCAACCACTTGTAATTCCGCTTTGTTTTTTAAGAGTAAAGATTCAGGAAACAATGGAGTTTCTTTGCTTCAGTGTAACCGTTCCAAAG CTTCAAAATCTTTACCAATCAAAGCCATGGCTGCACTAAACATTTCACCGCCTAAACGAGAAACAGACCCGAAAAAGAGGGTAGTCATTACAGGAATGGGAGTTGTATCAGTGTTTGGTAACGATGTGAATACATTTTATGAGAAACTTCTAGAGGGACAAAGTGGAATCACACTGATAGACAAATTTGATGCTTCCAGTTTCACTGTTCGTTTCGCTGGTCAAATTCGCAATTTTTCGTCAGCAGGTTACATCGACGGAAAGAGTGACCGCCGTCTTGATGACTGCTGGCGGTATTGTTTGGTTGCCGGTAGAAAAGCCCTCGATGATGCCAATCTTggacctcaagttcttgaaacc ATTGATCGAACGAGGATCGGGGTTCTAGTGGGATCGGGAATGGGTGGTCTAACAACGTTTAGTAACGGTGTGGAAGCGCTTATTCAAAAGGGGTTCAAGAAAATCACACCTTTTTTCATACCTTACTCGATTACCAACATGGGGTCCGCTTTGTTGGCGATAGATAGGGGCTTAATGGGGCCTAACTACTCGATTTCAACTGCTTGTGCGACTGCAAATTATTGTTTTTACGCAGCTGCAAACCACATTAGAAGAGGAGAAGCAAATATCATGGTAGTTGGTGGGACTGAGGCTGCAGTTAATCCTACCGGGGTTGGCGGGTTTATAGCTTGTAGGGCCTTGTCCCAAAGAAACGATGAGCCCCATAAGGCGTCTCGCCCTTGGGACCAAGATCGCGATGGTTTTGTTATCGGTGAAGGTGCGGGGGTCCTG AtaatggaaagtttggagcaTGCAACTAAAAGAGGGGCAAATATTATCGCCGAGTATTTGGGAGGTGCGATCACATGTGACGCGCATCACATGACCGATCCTCGCAAAGATGGGCTTGGGATTTCGTCTTGCATAACCAAATGTTTAGAACATGCTGGTGTTTCTCCGGAAGAG GTGAATTATGTGAATTGTCATGCAACATCAACCCTTGCTGGAGATTTGGCTGAAGTTATTGCCATCAAAAAGATCTTCAAGAATACATATGAAATGAAGATGAATGGGACCAAG TCGATGATCGGACATGGTCTTGGAGCTGCTGGTGGGTTGGAAGCAATTGCGTGCATAAAAGCTATCACTACCGGTTGGCTACACCCGACGATTAATCAAGAT AACTTGGAGCCTGAAGTTGACATTGATACTGTCCCAAATGTGAAGAAACAACATGAAGTCAATGTTG CCATCTCTAACTCCTTTGGATTTGGAGGACACAATTCTGTGGTTGCATTTGCTCCTTATAAGCCGTAA
- the LOC110921434 gene encoding uncharacterized protein At3g28850 produces the protein MGCVSSKHVKAGTLDVYRPAATSFAVFDINSITEPWLPAKEQQDDEKEKTPSHLPVPKEKLDDDDDDDVVPRPWEEVRKDLEELKPTLNSPTPRQPTADTPPDTSPVPEKKMKRKSFSFHTLEELENNTKAGKNNNNKPGPGLKKTESCNELSNIRLKRTDPGTKSGSIPPPVIEGYKSLKDNPFLLRDKEEREKQGLPPLFMKRDPLEDYPEICPPGGSDKVVIYLTSLGGIRRTYEDCNRVRSIMELHGFLYEERDISLHGEFRTQLRELLGDSASVPRMFVKGRYIGGVDEIVGLNETGRLRRILSRVGIEKEVGRQACEGCGGARFVPCLECGGSCKIAVDGKKEKERCPECNENGLMYCPMCS, from the coding sequence ATGGGTTGTGTCTCATCCAAACATGTCAAAGCCGGAACCCTCGATGTCTACCGTCCGGCCGCCACCAGTTTCGCTGTATTCGACATCAACTCCATCACCGAACCATGGCTACCGGCGAAAGAACAACAAGATGACGAGAAAGAAAAAACGCCATCCCACTTGCCGGTTCCAAAAGAAAAACtcgatgatgacgatgatgatgatgttgttccACGACCGTGGGAAGAAGTCAGAAAAGATTTGGAAGAACTTAAACCAACCTTAAACTCCCCGACACCTCGTCAACCCACCGCCGACACGCCGCCGGACACATCACCGGTACCGGAGAAAAAGATGAAACGCAAGAGCTTTTCTTTCCACACACTTGAAGAACTCGAAAATAATACAAAGGCGggtaagaataataataataaaccgGGTCCCGGGTTGAAAAAAACCGAGTCGTGTAACGAGTTGAGCAATATCCGGTTGAAACGAACCGACCCGGGTACGAAATCCGGGTCGATACCCCCTCCGGTTATAGAGGGGTACAAGTCATTAAAAGATAACCCGTTTTTGTTGCGGGATAAAGAGGAGAGAGAAAAACAAGGGTTACCTCCGCTTTTTATGAAGCGGGACCCACTTGAGGATTACCCGGAAATCTGCCCGCCGGGCGGGTCAGATAAAGTGGTTATCTACTTGACGTCGTTGGGTGGGATCCGGAGGACGTATGAAGATTGTAACCGGGTTAGGTCTATTATGGAGCTCCATGGGTTTTTGTATGAAGAGCGAGATATATCGTTACATGGTGAGTTTCGGACTCAGTTGAGAGAGTTGCTTGGTGACTCGGCAAGCGTGCCAAGGATGTTTGTGAAGGGTAGGTATATTGGGGGAGTGGATGAGATTGTGGGGTTAAATGAGACGGGTCGGCTCAGGAGGATATTGAGTCGGGTTGGGATTGAAAAAGAGGTTGGGAGACAAGcgtgtgaagggtgtggtggtgCGAGGTTTGTTCCGTGTTTGGAGTGTGGTGGGAGTTGTAAGATCGCGGTGGACGGtaagaaagagaaagaaagatGTCCTGAATGTAATGAGAACGGGTTAATGTATTGTCCTATGTGTTCATGA
- the LOC110923510 gene encoding uncharacterized protein LOC110923510: MGTCAFKGFDACLDPIRVMTPSGHVLEFNSPKLVSEVIDEFPKHGLFKKDQLLSPLDPQELLLGGQVYYLFPLALEETSEHEPVRVSGVTEVEPMRMSTSAVALQLVTKNLSDGSGFEVLPPPRKGVWKVKLVINTKQLEEILSEEVNTEALIEQMRVAATSSMKVVPRRSQSNWRVKLKPIFCNAMNKPVIEDISSPRSVTPMLKLQKPE, translated from the coding sequence ATGGGCACTTGTGCTTTCAAAGGATTTGATGCATGTCTTGACCCGATTCGGGTCATGACCCCCTCGGGTCATGTATTGGAGTTCAACTCCCCGAAACTCGTGTCAGAAGTCATCGACGAGTTCCCAAAACACGGGCTTTTCAAAAAAGATCAGTTATTATCGCCGTTAGACCCCCAAGAGCTACTTCTCGGCGGCCAAGTGTACTATCTCTTTCCTCTAGCGTTAGAGGAAACGAGTGAACATGAGCCCGTTAGAGTATCGGGTGTAACTGAAGTCGAGCCCATGAGAATGTCGACAAGTGCTGTGGCGTTGCAACTTGTGACAAAGAATTTATCGGACGGGTCAGGGTTTGAAGTGTTACCGCCGCCTAGAAAGGGGGTATGGAAGGTGAAACTAGTGATTAATACAAAACAGTTGGAGGAGATATTGTCCGAGGAAGTGAACACCGAGGCGTTGATTGAGCAGATGCGTGTGGCGGCAACTAGCTCGATGAAGGTGGTGCCGCGGCGGAGCCAGAGTAATTGGAGAGTGAAATTGAAGCCAATATTTTGCAATGCAATGAATAAACCGGTGATTGAGGATATTTCATCACCAAGGTCTGTTACTCCAATGTTGAAGTTGCAAAAGCCTGAATAG